The sequence CTTGTTGAACACCATTAGATGATGCACCCGAATCCACAACTACAGAGTTTTCATCGTTGGGATGTCCGTTAGGAATAAATAACTGTGGATGGTCGAAAGGTGCTTGTTGATTGCGAACTCTTTCGTCTGTAAGACTTTTGAGAAATGCAACTACTTTGTCTTTATCATCTTGAGTTAAATTCAATTCCCGCAATCCACCAAAATTTCCACCTCGCTTATAAAAATCAACTACTTGCTCTAATGTTGATTGTCCGCCATTGTGGAAATAGGGAGCAGTTAATTCTACGTTACGCAATCCCGGTGTTTTAAATGCACTAGTTGCAACTATATCACTGGTCGAATCGGGAATAAAAGGTGGTTCTTCACCTAATAATTTTTTAAATTTACCCTCTAAAGCAAGAGTTGCTTCGGAAAATGAATTATCAAACTCATCTTTACCAGCAAGACCAACATCTTCTCCCGATGGTCTCACACCAATGGCAAAAAAGCCGGTGTCTAGTGCTGGTTGGGGAGGAAATATATCGCGTTCGATACGTCCTTTAATGTTAACGTTGTTAACCGAAGCAGCAGTTAGTTCCGAACCAGCATGACAACCAATACATCCATTACGCTGGAATAATTGGAATCCTTGGATTTGGTCTGCTGTCATAGCACTTGTATTACCACCCAAGAATTCATCAAATGGTGTCTGGTCGGAAATCAAGGTAGATTCGTATTCCTGGATTGCTAACCCGAAAAACAATCCGAAATTATACTCCATCAAAGTATATTCGTTAGTTTTCAAAGGTCGATTTTTAGGTTTGCGGAAAAACCTGCGTCTACCGTTTTTAGGATTAATTCTGATAGCTAAGTTAGAGTCCCACCACTTGCGTCGGAAAGCATCTTTTACCATGCGTTCGTAAGACTTATTCAACCCCGTAGGAGACTTACTCAAAGCACCCAAAACGCTATCATCGCTTGCTACAACCTGTTTATTTAAAGGAGTAACAGCCAGTAATTTTTTACCAAGCTTTCTACCAAATCGTTTAAAACGTCTTCTTCGCTTTGGCTGCTCTATCGGTTGAATCTTGAGACTATCTTGTTTATTTTGTTTGGTTAATTCCAGACTTTCTTCAGCAGATACTCCTTCAACAGCAGAACCCTTTTCAATCAGCTGTCCGCTTTCAGTGAGTACTTCAACATTCTCTTCGGATTCATCAAGATTAACCAAAAATGGTGCGATAACTTCATCATTTTCTGCACCAATCTCAAAAGAATTTAGCGGTGGTCCCAAAGCTTGGGAAGCTAGAGAAGCATTCTTAATTCTGACTCTGACATCCTTAAGTTGTCTTTTAGTCGGAGCTTTTAAAACAAAAGCTCTTTTGTCTCTCAAACCTGAAGGATTTACCCCATTAAAAACATTTTGCGCTTTTCCATCGTACAAATTACGGAAATTAAATACCGCATTTATGACACTGGGAGCATTGCGTTTTGTTACCCTGCGGACATTTACACCATTAACATTAAAGGTTGTATCGTTCAGAGGTGTAGTTACGTCCTCAGCGCTACCGGGTTCGACATCAACGAACTTTGACCTAAATACGCCTTGAGAACTTGTAACATCATCTACACTTCTCAAAACCGTAGAGGAACGGTCATCAACGTTTTCTAGTTGATGAAATGGATAATCCGCAGGTTGTAATTGATAGTTGGGTGCGCTTGCGACATCGAAACTATTATTTTGACCGGGCTGAATTTGGTTCTTCGATCTGCTGTCAGCACCTGCATTAAAGTGACAGCTAGCACAGGATTGGATACCATCGCTACCCACCTGCATATCCCAAAAGAGGGTTTTACCCAAAGCGATCGCAGATGTTTTGTCTTTGATGA comes from Rivularia sp. PCC 7116 and encodes:
- a CDS encoding cytochrome c peroxidase, with the protein product MVIILAGNSVSAQLAPFGPLSSVTVPRPDNINNFIKDKTSAIALGKTLFWDMQVGSDGIQSCASCHFNAGADSRSKNQIQPGQNNSFDVASAPNYQLQPADYPFHQLENVDDRSSTVLRSVDDVTSSQGVFRSKFVDVEPGSAEDVTTPLNDTTFNVNGVNVRRVTKRNAPSVINAVFNFRNLYDGKAQNVFNGVNPSGLRDKRAFVLKAPTKRQLKDVRVRIKNASLASQALGPPLNSFEIGAENDEVIAPFLVNLDESEENVEVLTESGQLIEKGSAVEGVSAEESLELTKQNKQDSLKIQPIEQPKRRRRFKRFGRKLGKKLLAVTPLNKQVVASDDSVLGALSKSPTGLNKSYERMVKDAFRRKWWDSNLAIRINPKNGRRRFFRKPKNRPLKTNEYTLMEYNFGLFFGLAIQEYESTLISDQTPFDEFLGGNTSAMTADQIQGFQLFQRNGCIGCHAGSELTAASVNNVNIKGRIERDIFPPQPALDTGFFAIGVRPSGEDVGLAGKDEFDNSFSEATLALEGKFKKLLGEEPPFIPDSTSDIVATSAFKTPGLRNVELTAPYFHNGGQSTLEQVVDFYKRGGNFGGLRELNLTQDDKDKVVAFLKSLTDERVRNQQAPFDHPQLFIPNGHPNDENSVVVDSGASSNGVQQAQDNLLEIPAVGRNGGTPLAKFLE